DNA from Rhinatrema bivittatum chromosome 1, aRhiBiv1.1, whole genome shotgun sequence:
GCGGGCAGCCTGGAGTCCTGGTGCCTGTCTGGGCAGATCAGGCTCTTGGCCTCGGAGTTGAGGTTCTGGTAGCGGGAGGCGCTGGGGGGGGAGCGCTGACAGAGGGACAGGAAGTTGAAGCTGCCCAAGCAGCAGCCCGGGCAGGAAATGACCTCGTCCTGCTCCATGGCCAGGCTGGACGCGTTGAGGGGGAGCATGCTCGAGTTCTCCGCCCGCTCGAAGGCCACCGAGCCGGGGATGCTGATCTCCGAGAAGCTGCACTGCAGGCTGCCGCCGCCGTCCCCCCTCCCCTTCGGGCAGGTGAAGCCGCCCCAGCGGTGGGGGCCGCTGACGATGACCGTGTTGTTGTTGTACACCAGCCCGTTGGGGGGCCCGGTCTCCTGAGGCCAGGGGCTGGGCGCGGAGGAGGAAGTGCTGATGAAGGTCCCGTTGGTCAGGGGCTGCTGCGGAAACCGCCCGTCGCCTTCCGCGCTGTCCGGGCTGCTGGTGCAGTCCATGGGTTCTGCGTCCACCGGCTCCGGAGGGCGCAACGGCTCgtccagggagagggagaggctaCGGGCTACCTCCTCCATCCCCTGGCCCTCAGACGGGGAGGGCTCGCTCCAGCAGTAGTCTCCGGTCAGCGGGGGAGCCGCGGGGGAGCCGTCCTTCCGGGGGAGCTCCGGCGAGGACGGCAGGGAGCGGCACTTCCGGGTGAGGAGCACCGGCTCCGAGAAGTCACACTGAACCTCCATCATGGGCTCCGGGGTCACTGGGGTGCTGAGCTGGTAGGAGGTCGGTGGCGGCAGCTCAAAGGTCAGGGAGATGACCGACTTGCTGGGCGTGTCGAAGAGCTTGATTTTGCCTCCCTTCAGGTCCTCCCTCTGGGAGAAAGGGTTAACGCGGGCTGGGGTCTCCTTGATCCGCAGTCCCCAGTAGGGGTCGCGCCCCCGCAGAAGAGCCGGGGACTTGGGAGGGAACATGTCCGACTGGCTGCGGGAGAGACGCTGGTCGGGCTGCAGGTGCTGCAGCTGCAGGTCACATCGTATCGGCTGACCGGCCGCAGGGGCCTCGCTGCGAGAATCACCTGCGTGCAAGAACAGAGAACACAGGAGGTCAGCCGTCGGACATACTGCAAGCTAAGCCCGAGATCTGGTCAAGAAAGGACCCAGCGACAGCATGAATACCCCCCTCCCAGGCAGCGAACAATCGAAGGGGATACCTCTGGCGTGGCTCCAGTTTAAGAGGGATTGCGGGCAGCCTAACCCCTAGAGGAAGAGAGCAGGGGGGGGTTGTCCTGACTGGTTTCAGGatctatatatatgtaaatgttgGGACAGGACGGCTCCTTGTGCagaaatcaaccccccccccccccccccgtcagacATGAATTTCGGTGTCCGAGTGAGAACCTGCACAAGCCGCGTTGTACGTTCGAGAGGAACCGGAAGGGCAGATTTCAGAAAGAAAATCAAACGCTTACCCTTCCCTTCCACAGAAGGCAGAACGAGAGAAGAGCCTGAGGGAGTCAGGCCCTGGGATAGTAAAGccttctgggaatagggaaataacCCAAGTACCTGACTGCAATCTGCTGTGAAgagccaaagagagagaaagaaggaaggaagccaTGCAGAAGGAACCGGGCAGCACGGGAGCAGCGGGGGTGGTGGGGGCGCTCAACGGGCCTCACTCGGGCCAAGGTACCACAAGGCTTGCACCAGCTCTGGCTCCTTTCATTGGGGGAACCGCAGGACACAAGGCCTCTGTTTACAGAGGAGAACTTCCTGCAATAGGGCAGAGACaaccaaaggtggggggaaagtgAAAGAGGACTTGAAAATCTAGAATCAGAGTCATGAATTTGGGCTCCAGCGCCTCAGCTGAAATGAATCCTGACCCTCCCACagtctccccccctctctctctccctacccagaatacctccTGCTGCCCCTCTGCATCTTCTCTCCATCCCCACACCCTCCCTATGATCCCTCCCTCCGTGCTGCacctccccccccatccttccctacccaatatcccccccccctccctaatcCCCACAATCCATCCCCACTGTCCCCCACTCACAATCCATCCCCACTGTCCCCCACTCACAATCCATCCCACTGTCCCCCACTCACAATCCATCCCACTGTCCCCCACTCACAATCCATCCCACTGGACCCTCCAGCATCCTCCTCCCATCCTGCCGTCCCTccatcctctctccttctcatccCCTAAATCCATCCCACTGTCCCTCCTGcatcctctctccacccccttcCTACCCAGAACCGATCCCGCTCTCCCTTCCATGCCCACGCCTGCTCCCCCTGCTCATCCCTTCCCAGTTTTTGCCCGCACCTCCCCTTTTCCTCACTATTTTGTCCATTCCCCTGTTCACAGCTCTCTCCGATTGTGCCCCCCTGGCAGCCGGTGCCACGTTTGGGGGTTGGATGTGCCCACTGTGCAACCGTTCCCCTCTCAGCCTCAGCAGGACGGGGGAGGGAGGGCTCTGCCTGGCACTCCATGGAGCGCAagtatatcatttatttatttatcattatttacaaaatgttatacactagagatgtgaatcggaaccagaatcggttcggatttcagttccgattcacatctctattatacaaAGCCACCAGGGAGGTGTAGGATAACGCACGTACATACTAAGTACAATAAACGTGCAGCTGAGACCAGAACCAGCGAGGGATTACAGAGATAGACGGGCTTGTTAAGGATTTAACTCCCTAGACCGTCTGgaaatgtgaaaagaaaaaaaaaaagggagagaaaattGTGAAAGTGAAACCGTGACGTGCTGGGGGAGGTTTGTCCCCAAATGCTAAAAACTCACCACTCCCCCATCGTGCCACGTCACTCCCTCGGCTCCTACCGTGCCATCCCGTCCCCGCTGCCGAGGCCCGAGACGGCGTGATCCCAGGCCCAGTCTGAGGTCTAACGGCAGCAAACAGCAGCTTCTCCGTCCTTAGCGCCTCACCGCGTCTCTACATTAATCGCGGCGGGGTCCGTGTGCATCTGGCTATGGATTTACGGGATGACCGCCCCCAGCACGCAGCGAGGGCCCCGCTGTTCTTCAGAGCCTCTGACTGCCTGGACCAGTCAGAAAGCACTGACTCGCGCTGGTCTGGACTGAGCGGACCCGTGCAGGTGAAGCCTATGGCTGGGGTGCCATGCTAAGGGTGGGACAATCCGAAGAGCCGGTGCACTGAAGTCTTTGTCGGTACGATGGGATCATTGTTTTTGGTGGCTGGGGTGTGGTTTTGGGTCTTACTGATCCAGCCCCCCCCCGGTTACCGCACCACTTACCATTCTCTGTAGCGAGCGTCTCCACCTCAGAGCCCTCCCCCTCGGCCTGAATGTCCGCCTCGCTGCACCCGTCCCCCGTCTGGCTCTCCAGGATGCTCGCCAGTCGCTGGGTGACCTCGCAGAAGGAGGGCCTCGCTTTTGGAGTCATCTGAGGACAAGAAACAGAAACACCAGAATCCCTGGGGTCAGCCCTTCCAGGGACCCATACCTAAGCTTTAACAGACTCAATCTTGCCAAAACGTTCACGTCTCTTGTCCTGCTGAAAGCTGGACTAGAGTCTGCCAGAATCCGGTGCTCATCAGGGAGCCCTCAGGCATTCCATTTTAATTTGGCTGTCGTCATGGAGTTGCCATGCACTTCCCTGTCTCGCATCCGGCTCT
Protein-coding regions in this window:
- the TESK1 gene encoding dual specificity testis-specific protein kinase 1, with amino-acid sequence MALAFPGAAEMARDKAGEKRAGPSLRGDRLDEVEVEPLGAGGLAPPPPGYGRLRPSSYRALRSAVSTLARIDDFYCEKIGSGFFSDVFKVRHRQSGQIMVLKMNKLMSNRANMLREVQLMNRLSHPNILRFMGVCVHQGQLHALTEYINGGNLEQLLDSAEPLSWNVRIKLALDIARGLCYLHSKGVFHRDLTSKNCLVKFEERGYTAVVGDFGLAEKIPDYSDGMETEPLAVVGSPYWMAPEVLRGEHYNEKADVFAYGIILCEVIARIPADPDYLPRTEDFGLDVETFRNLVAEDCPSSFLHLAFHCCSMTPKARPSFCEVTQRLASILESQTGDGCSEADIQAEGEGSEVETLATENGDSRSEAPAAGQPIRCDLQLQHLQPDQRLSRSQSDMFPPKSPALLRGRDPYWGLRIKETPARVNPFSQREDLKGGKIKLFDTPSKSVISLTFELPPPTSYQLSTPVTPEPMMEVQCDFSEPVLLTRKCRSLPSSPELPRKDGSPAAPPLTGDYCWSEPSPSEGQGMEEVARSLSLSLDEPLRPPEPVDAEPMDCTSSPDSAEGDGRFPQQPLTNGTFISTSSSAPSPWPQETGPPNGLVYNNNTVIVSGPHRWGGFTCPKGRGDGGGSLQCSFSEISIPGSVAFERAENSSMLPLNASSLAMEQDEVISCPGCCLGSFNFLSLCQRSPPSASRYQNLNSEAKSLICPDRHQDSRLPAPLPAPSLKLPEAQS